The following coding sequences lie in one Chryseobacterium culicis genomic window:
- a CDS encoding response regulator transcription factor, which yields MSNRILLVEDDQSFGAVLKDYLTINNFEVTLATDGEQGLKEFTENEFDICIFDVMMPKKDGFSLAEDVKKIDKNTPIIFLTARNMREDILKGYQLGADDYITKPFDTELLLYKIKAILQRSSTLENEEQEQFKISNIFFDSMLRQLKVGDKEYKLSPKENELLKLLCIHRNDFMPRDLALRKIWKKENYFTARSMDVYIAKLRKLLKDDEGLEIINVHGEGFRLLVKN from the coding sequence ATGAGCAACAGAATATTATTAGTAGAGGACGATCAGAGTTTCGGGGCGGTGCTTAAAGATTATTTGACCATCAATAATTTTGAAGTAACTCTTGCCACTGATGGGGAGCAGGGACTTAAAGAATTTACAGAAAATGAATTCGATATCTGCATATTTGACGTAATGATGCCTAAAAAAGATGGGTTTTCATTAGCGGAAGATGTAAAAAAGATTGATAAAAATACACCCATCATATTCCTTACAGCAAGAAATATGAGAGAAGACATTTTGAAAGGATATCAGCTGGGCGCTGATGATTATATCACAAAGCCATTTGATACTGAACTTCTTTTGTACAAAATCAAAGCGATTCTTCAGAGAAGTTCTACATTGGAAAATGAGGAGCAGGAGCAATTCAAAATCAGCAATATTTTCTTCGACTCTATGTTGAGACAGCTGAAAGTAGGTGATAAAGAATACAAACTTTCTCCTAAAGAAAATGAATTATTAAAACTTCTTTGCATCCATAGAAATGATTTCATGCCGAGAGATCTTGCTTTAAGAAAGATCTGGAAAAAAGAAAATTACTTCACCGCAAGAAGTATGGACGTATATATTGCGAAGCTTCGTAAATTATTAAAAGACGACGAAGGATTGGAAATTATCAACGTTCACGGAGAAGGATTTAGACTTTTGGTAAAAAATTAA
- a CDS encoding sensor histidine kinase, whose translation MNNKFIPIISVFMTISLIVFVTLQFYWLKGYYGVLEQDFSNKVYAVLESTSKSIEEIEADKYLNQDYKDFRKNILANSKQPSLTTIQQVEDSGTQRQIIYSKNIIEKTQLPISQKGDSIKLTTLYTDEAAYKIKRDTTNRELLTQDINQEIETGDYSMKEFVKVYGNNLPITKRVDPKTLDSVIAKELKIRGITAKFGYGVLDSNNKLTSIANKAYKEKKDSNTYSFPLFADKKNTLYSLALVFPKKEYSLAMNNWPMLLGTFLSLLTILGIYIISINYMMRQKKLAEVKTDFINNMSHEFKTPLATISVATDSLANDKIATNPDKVKYYSELIKQENLRMKKQVENVLNMSKLERNEVELFLKETNVRELIKRTTESFNLIVQQRNGSLTQKFNATHYNFKIDEFHISNMLVNLLDNANKYSPEAPEIHVETKNEGHWYIIEISDKGMGMDTQNKTKIFEKFFREETGNIHNVKGQGLGLSYVKKIVELHKGQIIVDSHKGKGSTFTIKLPMG comes from the coding sequence ATGAATAACAAATTCATCCCAATAATTTCAGTGTTTATGACGATCTCACTGATTGTCTTTGTAACGCTCCAATTTTATTGGTTGAAAGGCTATTACGGCGTACTGGAACAGGATTTTTCAAATAAAGTGTATGCAGTTTTGGAAAGTACTTCAAAAAGTATTGAAGAAATTGAGGCTGACAAATACCTGAATCAGGATTATAAAGATTTCAGGAAAAATATTCTTGCCAACAGCAAACAGCCATCTTTAACCACCATCCAGCAGGTGGAGGATTCCGGTACTCAGAGACAGATTATCTATTCTAAAAATATTATTGAAAAAACACAGCTTCCCATTTCCCAAAAAGGAGATTCTATTAAGCTGACCACTTTATATACAGATGAAGCTGCCTATAAAATAAAAAGAGACACCACCAATCGCGAACTTCTAACCCAAGATATCAATCAGGAAATTGAGACAGGAGATTACTCCATGAAAGAATTCGTCAAAGTATATGGAAACAACCTTCCTATTACTAAAAGAGTGGATCCGAAAACGCTGGACTCTGTTATTGCAAAAGAACTTAAAATACGAGGTATAACGGCCAAATTCGGATATGGAGTTCTGGACAGTAACAATAAGCTTACAAGCATTGCCAATAAGGCTTACAAAGAGAAAAAAGACAGCAATACCTACAGCTTTCCTCTTTTTGCCGATAAGAAAAATACGTTATACAGCCTCGCATTAGTCTTCCCTAAAAAAGAGTATTCTCTTGCGATGAACAACTGGCCCATGCTTCTGGGAACATTCCTATCTCTTCTTACGATTCTTGGGATTTACATTATTTCCATCAATTATATGATGAGGCAGAAGAAACTTGCTGAAGTAAAAACAGACTTCATCAACAATATGTCCCATGAGTTTAAAACACCATTGGCAACCATTTCTGTAGCTACGGATTCATTAGCTAATGACAAAATCGCAACCAATCCGGATAAGGTAAAATATTACTCCGAACTGATTAAGCAGGAGAACTTAAGGATGAAAAAGCAGGTGGAAAACGTACTCAATATGTCTAAGCTTGAAAGGAATGAAGTAGAATTATTCTTAAAAGAAACCAATGTAAGGGAATTGATCAAAAGAACAACCGAATCTTTCAATCTGATTGTACAGCAAAGAAACGGTTCTCTTACTCAGAAATTCAATGCCACTCATTATAATTTCAAAATAGACGAGTTCCACATCTCGAATATGCTGGTCAACTTACTGGACAATGCCAATAAATATTCTCCTGAAGCACCGGAAATACATGTGGAAACAAAAAATGAGGGACACTGGTATATCATTGAAATTTCCGACAAAGGAATGGGAATGGACACCCAGAATAAAACCAAAATTTTCGAAAAATTCTTCAGAGAAGAAACCGGAAATATTCACAACGTAAAAGGACAGGGATTAGGTCTTTCCTACGTTAAGAAAATTGTAGAACTGCACAAAGGACAGATTATCGTAGATTCTCATAAAGGAAAAGGAAGTACGTTTACGATAAAACTGCCGATGGGTTAG
- a CDS encoding SRPBCC domain-containing protein, with protein sequence MESNIIFNKDFDAASTYVMKIYKADVSTVWNYFTQAELLDQWWGPKPWKCETISQDFREGGIWMYAMVGPNGEKGPMYSKTQYGEIMEHRSLDWLSAFADGAGNINEDFPRSKWLIGFTGIEEGTKVTINIHYHSPEIMKKIMEMGFEGGFTMGLNQLEELIG encoded by the coding sequence ATGGAATCTAATATCATTTTCAACAAAGATTTTGATGCAGCAAGTACGTATGTCATGAAGATTTATAAAGCTGATGTTTCAACAGTGTGGAACTATTTTACCCAGGCTGAATTACTGGATCAATGGTGGGGTCCCAAACCATGGAAATGCGAAACGATAAGTCAGGATTTCAGGGAAGGAGGAATCTGGATGTATGCAATGGTAGGCCCAAACGGAGAAAAAGGACCTATGTATTCTAAAACTCAGTATGGGGAGATAATGGAACACAGAAGTCTTGATTGGTTGAGTGCTTTCGCTGATGGAGCAGGAAATATCAATGAAGATTTTCCAAGGTCAAAATGGCTGATCGGGTTTACCGGAATAGAAGAAGGAACCAAAGTAACCATCAATATTCATTACCATTCTCCGGAAATAATGAAGAAAATTATGGAGATGGGATTTGAGGGCGGTTTTACAATGGGGCTTAATCAATTGGAAGAATTGATTGGATGA
- a CDS encoding S9 family peptidase, which yields MKAPQAKKIEKILETHGDKRTDNYFWLNERENPEVIKYIEEENAYEEFIMKDTEALQEELFEEMKARYKKDDESLPYFFNEYWYIVRYEEGKEYPIFCRKHKSLDNDEEIVLDVNILADGKEFFEVGSVAVSPNNELASFSSDDVGRRIYTLNFKSLKTGEILADTIPNTTGKAVWANDNQHVFYIRKDKSLRAFQVYRHQLGTDSADDVLIFHEEDDTFDVNVFKTKSLQYIFIASSSTISDEHRFIPSDNVFEEWKVIQPRIDDLEYSVEHYEDEFYIITNADDAINFKIVKTKIDNCSMENWVDVIPHRAEVLLEGFEIFKDYLVLEERERGLLQIKIIDEKTQESYYLPFSDPTYTAYIGINLEFDTEILRYGYTSLTQPSSTYEYNMKDKTTKLLKQQEVLGGKFFPENYISERIWADSRDGEAKVPISLVYHKDTKKSADTPLLLYGYGSYGHTVDASFSNVRLSLLDRGFIYAIAHIRGGEYLGREWYEDGKMLFKKNTFFDFIDAGKYLIKENYTSSKHMYAMGGSAGGLLVGAVVNYEPQLFNGIVAQVPFVDVVSTMLDDTIPLTTGEYDEWGNPNDEEYYHYMKDYSPYDNVEAKDYPHMLITTGFHDSQVQYWEPAKWTAKLRELKTDDNILVFKTDMSSGHGGASGRFESLKEDALEFVFLLKLENQKE from the coding sequence CCGATAATTACTTTTGGCTGAATGAAAGGGAAAACCCTGAAGTCATCAAATATATTGAGGAAGAAAATGCCTACGAAGAATTCATCATGAAAGATACGGAAGCTCTTCAGGAAGAGCTTTTCGAAGAGATGAAAGCCCGTTATAAAAAGGATGATGAATCTCTGCCTTACTTCTTTAATGAGTACTGGTATATTGTACGTTATGAAGAAGGTAAGGAATATCCTATTTTCTGCAGAAAACACAAAAGTCTCGACAATGATGAGGAAATTGTACTTGACGTTAACATCCTGGCAGATGGCAAAGAATTTTTTGAAGTAGGAAGCGTAGCAGTAAGCCCCAATAATGAACTGGCTTCTTTTTCTTCAGATGATGTGGGAAGAAGAATTTACACTCTTAACTTCAAGAGCCTAAAGACAGGTGAAATTCTTGCAGACACAATTCCGAATACAACAGGAAAAGCAGTTTGGGCAAATGATAATCAGCATGTCTTTTATATTAGAAAAGATAAGAGTCTGCGTGCATTCCAGGTATACAGACACCAGCTGGGAACAGATTCTGCAGACGATGTACTGATCTTCCACGAAGAGGATGATACTTTTGATGTGAATGTATTTAAAACAAAATCTTTACAGTATATTTTCATTGCAAGTTCAAGTACAATTTCTGATGAGCACCGCTTTATCCCTTCTGATAATGTATTTGAAGAATGGAAGGTAATTCAGCCCAGAATAGATGATCTTGAGTATTCTGTAGAGCATTATGAAGATGAATTTTACATCATTACCAATGCTGATGATGCAATCAATTTCAAAATTGTAAAAACGAAGATTGACAACTGCAGTATGGAAAATTGGGTGGATGTTATCCCTCACCGTGCAGAAGTTTTACTGGAAGGCTTTGAAATTTTCAAAGACTATCTTGTTCTTGAGGAAAGAGAAAGAGGATTACTTCAGATCAAAATTATTGATGAAAAGACCCAGGAATCTTATTATTTACCTTTCTCCGATCCTACTTATACGGCCTATATCGGAATCAACCTGGAATTTGATACAGAGATTCTACGTTATGGCTACACCTCTCTTACACAGCCGAGTTCCACATATGAATACAATATGAAGGACAAAACCACAAAGCTCCTGAAACAACAGGAAGTACTGGGTGGAAAGTTTTTCCCTGAAAATTATATTTCAGAAAGAATCTGGGCAGACTCCAGAGATGGGGAAGCAAAAGTTCCTATTTCTTTAGTATATCATAAAGACACCAAAAAATCAGCAGACACCCCACTTCTGTTGTATGGGTATGGAAGTTATGGACATACTGTTGATGCCAGTTTTTCAAATGTAAGACTATCCTTGCTTGACAGAGGTTTTATTTATGCTATTGCCCATATCCGTGGTGGAGAATATTTAGGAAGAGAATGGTATGAAGACGGAAAAATGCTGTTTAAGAAAAATACTTTCTTTGATTTTATTGACGCAGGAAAATATCTGATCAAGGAAAATTATACTTCATCAAAACATATGTATGCGATGGGAGGAAGTGCCGGAGGTCTATTGGTAGGTGCTGTGGTGAATTATGAACCTCAGTTATTCAATGGAATCGTGGCACAGGTACCATTTGTAGATGTTGTTTCTACGATGCTTGATGATACAATCCCTTTGACAACCGGAGAATATGATGAATGGGGAAACCCTAACGACGAGGAATATTATCATTATATGAAAGACTACTCTCCTTATGATAATGTAGAGGCTAAAGATTACCCTCACATGCTGATCACTACAGGATTCCATGACTCTCAGGTGCAGTATTGGGAACCGGCAAAATGGACAGCAAAACTGAGAGAATTAAAAACAGACGATAATATTTTAGTCTTTAAAACGGACATGAGCTCAGGACACGGAGGAGCAAGTGGAAGATTTGAATCTCTGAAGGAAGATGCATTGGAATTTGTATTTTTATTAAAACTAGAAAATCAAAAAGAATGA